A window from Citrus sinensis cultivar Valencia sweet orange chromosome 5, DVS_A1.0, whole genome shotgun sequence encodes these proteins:
- the LOC102622345 gene encoding uncharacterized protein LOC102622345 — MDSSTTPGGRVQIVPKQCDNNIFQGKQNSPTPRTPSFSSLSSSSLSSCSSSVRSLYFPDESPLSPPTPRKFSGVPFSWETLPGIPKKHTHSRKESLLKQLPLPPTSTPPYSKKSHFEELETRKKFSPENLKKDPFVAALVECSKDDDNGDDDRDSSSRNNFFSRAKVAKSISDRLGLINAYASCKTTSAVSESLVYLPRPTRTPYDLFLHHHRRRHPR; from the coding sequence ATGGATTCTTCAACAACTCCTGGTGGCCGTGTCCAAATTGTCCCAAAACAATGTGACAACAACATTTTTCAGGGCAAACAAAATTCCCCTACGCCCCGAACGCCTTCCTTTTCAtctctttcttcatcttcGCTCTCTTCGTGCTCTTCCTCTGTCCGATCTTTATATTTTCCCGACGAATCCCCTCTCAGTCCGCCCACCCCACGCAAGTTTTCGGGGGTACCATTTTCTTGGGAAACTTTACCCGGAATTCCCAAGAAACATACTCACAGCAGGAAAGAATCGTTACTAAAACAACTTCCActcccgcctacgtccacgcctccatactcgaaaaaatctcatttcgAGGAACTTGAAACTAGGAAGAAATTTTCTCCcgaaaatttaaagaaagatCCTTTCGTTGCTGCATTAGTCGAATGCTCGAAAGACGATGACAACGGTGACGATGATCGAGATTCAAGTTCAAGAAACAACTTCTTCAGTAGAGCAAAGGTCGCGAAGAGTATTAGCGACAGGCTTGGGCTTATAAATGCTTACGCTTCTTGTAAAACAACTAGTGCAGTCTCGGAGTCATTGGTTTATCTTCCAAGGCCTACAAGAACCccatatgatttatttcttcatcatcatcgcCGCCGCCACCCTCGCTGA